One genomic region from Amphiprion ocellaris isolate individual 3 ecotype Okinawa chromosome 20, ASM2253959v1, whole genome shotgun sequence encodes:
- the LOC111577966 gene encoding protein L-Myc-1b-like, whose amino-acid sequence MEFDCYQHYFFDDFDTEEDFYKSTAPSEDIWKKFELLPTPPMSPTRTLSDAALHLTPGDKLSWLSKVLGQDEECEGQFIPDTQRLFGNLSSHIIRDCMWSSFSASKQLEKVNGRVPAAAPTAIPPVAQISVRPSKAQCVSPGGLHATAASDCVDPAAVLTYPASNCRKPASSGSESRSDSSDDEEEIDVVTVESKQKRVRLVNVRKPVTITVRADPCPKRFHMSVHRQQHNYAARSPDSEPEAEEEEDDEYDEEPQSKRTCSTSSQGSHTSQPTSPSDTPQNSDTEDTDRRRNHNFLERKRRNDLRSRFLALRDQIPGLESAKTPKVAILTQATEYLMELHTKEKRQLQEKKRLRSRQQQLLRKLSELKRS is encoded by the exons ATGGAGTTCGACTGTTACCAGCACTATTTCTTCGATGATTTCGACACCGAGGAGGATTTTTACAAGTCAACCGCACCGAGCGAGGACATATGGAAAAAGTTCGAGCTGCTGCCCACCCCTCCCATGTCTCCCACCCGGACTCTGAGCGACGCTGCTCTGCACCTCACGCCGGGAGACAAGCTCAGCTGGCTGTCCAAAGTGCTGGGTCAGGACGAGGAGTGCGAGGGTCAGTTCATCCCCGACACGCAGCGGTTGTTCGGCAACCTCAGCTCCCACATCATCCGGGACTGCATGTGGAGTAGTTTCTCTGCCAGCAAGCAGCTGGAGAAGGTCAACGGCAGGGTGCCCGCCGCGGCGCCGACCGCCATCCCCCCGGTGGCACAAATCTCCGTGAGACCGAGCAAAGCGCAGTGCGTCTCGCCCGGTGGCCTGCACGCCACCGCGGCGTCTGACTGCGTCGACCCCGCTGCTGTTCTCACCTACCCGGCAAGCAACTGCAGGAAGCCGGCGTCGTCTGGCTCCGAGTCTCGCTCTGATTCCTCTG ATGACGAAGAGGAAATCGATGTTGTCACTGTGGAGAGCAAGCAGAAGCGGGTGCGGCTGGTGAATGTCAGAAAACCGGTCACCATCACGGTCCGTGCAGACCCCTGCCCCAAACGCTTCCACATGTCTGTGCACCGGCAGCAGCACAACTACGCCGCCCGCTCTCCAGACAGCGAGCCAgaagctgaggaggaggaggacgacgaGTATGATGAGGAGCCTCAGAGCAAACGGACCTGCTCGACGTCCAGTCAAGGTTCTCATACGTCCCAGCCAACGTCCCCCTCAGATACTCCACAAAACTCAGACACAGAGGACACTGACCGCAGACGGAACCACAACTTCcttgagaggaagaggaggaacgACCTCAGGTCTCGTTTCCTCGCCCTACGGGATCAGATCCCCGGCCTGGAGTCGGCCAAGACCCCGAAGGTGGCCATCCTGACCCAGGCGACAGAGTACCTAATGGAGCTGCACACCAAGGAGAAACGGCAGCTCCAGGAGAAGAAGCGACTCAGATCCCGACAGCAACAACTTCTCCGCAAATTATCTGAACTGAAGCGCTCTTGA
- the LOC111577961 gene encoding cytosolic 5'-nucleotidase 1A-like, with protein sequence MSLNTGQSLTVSGQDLTKNGSSSSRASWEDARTVLKPSTPTRKPKPPKPENAITIAVSARVLFTMEKEQQIYEQQGMEDYIKYQVEHETEPFSPGPAFSFVKALEAVNAQLRELYPESEELFDVVLMTNNHANVGLRLINTINHHQLFIERFCMTGGNSPIGYLKAYHANLYLSADPIKVREALEEGIAAATMFTPEKMTEVSETQLRVAFDGDAVLFSDESERIYKAHGLDKFFEHEKAHENKPLDHGPLKCFLEALGKLQKKFYAKGQRMDCPIRTYLVTARSAASSGTRALKTLRSWGLEIDEALFLAGAPKGPMLEKIRPHIFFDDQMFHVEGAAEMGTVACHVPYGIAQRVTKRGIWDKETSSAPK encoded by the exons ATGAGTCTAAACACCGGTCAAAGTCTGACCGTCAGTGGACAGGACTTGACCAAGAATGGCAGCAGTAGCAGCCGAGCATCCTGGGAAGATGCTAGGACAGTTTTGAAGCCTTCCACACCAACCAGGAAACCTAAACCG CCAAAGCCGGAGAACGCCATCACCATCGCCGTGTCGGCCCGAGTCCTCTTCACCATGGAGAAGGAGCAGCAGATCTACGAGCAGCAAGGCATGGAAGATTACATCAAGTATCAGGTGGAGCATGAAACGGAGCCATTCAGCCCCGGACCGGCCTTCTCCTTCGTCAAG GCTCTGGAGGCTGTGAACGCTCAACTGAGGGAGCTTTACCCCGAGAGCGAGGAGCTGTTTGATGTGGTGCTCATGACCAACAACCACGCAAACGTTGGATTAAGACTCATCAATACCATCAATCATCACC AGTTGTTCATCGAGCGTTTTTGTATGACTGGAGGAAACAGCCCCATAGGCTACTTGAAGGCCTACCATGCTAATCTATACCTGTCTGCTGATCCAATCAAGGTTCGTGAAGCTCTGGAGGAAG GTATAGCAGCAGCCACCATGTTCACCCCAGAGAAGATGACGGAGGTGTCAGAGACTCAGCTGCGTGTTGCCTTTGATGGAGATGCAGTCCTCTTCTCAGATGAGTCTGAGCGCATTTACAAGGCCCATGGACTGGACAAGTTCTTTGAGCACGAGAAGGCGCATGAGAACAAGCCTCTAGACCAT GGGCCACTGAAGTGCTTCCTGGAGGCTTTAGGAAAGCTACAGAAAAAGTTTTATGCCAAAGGCCAGCGCATGGACTGCCCCATCCGGACCTACCTGGTGACGGCTCGCAGTGCAGCCAGTTCTGGTACCAGAGCCCTAAAAACTCTGCGCTCGTGGGGCCTGGAGATCGACGAAGCTCTCTTTCTCGCAGGGGCACCCAAAGGCCCAATGCTGGAGAAGATTAGGCCTCATATTTTCTTTGACGACCAGATGTTTCATGTGGAGGGCGCAGCAGAAATGGGGACAGTGGCGTGCCATGTGCCCTATGGGATAGCTCAGAGAGTTACAAAAAGAGGAATATGGGACAAAGAGACTTCTTCTGCACCCAAGTAG